A single genomic interval of Alligator mississippiensis isolate rAllMis1 chromosome 15, rAllMis1, whole genome shotgun sequence harbors:
- the LOC132245770 gene encoding claw keratin-like → MSCTDLCYPSSGLACPRPFADSCNEACVRQCPDSRAVIQPPPVVVTFPGPILSNFPQDSIVGSTGVPAMGHGAAGGTALSGGAAGPGGSLGYGGLYGNNFVSGGYGGYGGYGGYGGYGGYGGLYGLGSYGGSGGLGGYGGLCGYGGYGGYGGWGSSCYGLGSGFGYGRCYSPYYSRRYRYGICAPC, encoded by the coding sequence ATGTCCTGCACTGACCTGTGCTACCCATCAAGTGGGCTCGCCTGCCCAAGGCCCTTTGCTGACAGCTGCAATGAGGCCTGTGTCAGACAATGCCCTGACTCGAGGGCAGTGATCCAGCCACCACCAGTTGTCGTGACCTTCCCAGGCCCCATTCTCAGCAACTTCCCTCAGGACAGCATCGTGGGATCCACAGGAGTGCCTGCTATGGGCCATGGAGCTGCTGGAGGAACCGCCCTGTCTGGGGGCGCCGCTGGTCCTGGGGGAAGTCTTGGTTATGGAGGCTTATATGGGAACAATTTTGTTTCTGGGGGCTATGGTGGTTATGGGGGCTATGGTGGTTATGGGGGCTATGGTGGTTATGGGGGCCTGTATGGTTTGGGGAGCTATGGTGGTTCTGGGGGCCTTGGTGGTTATGGGGGCCTCTGTGGTTATGGAGGCTATGGTGGCTATGGAGGCTGGGGTAGCTCCTGCTATGGTCTTGGCTCTGGCTTCGGTTATGGAAGATGTTACAGCCCTTACTATTCCCGTCGGTACCGTTACGGAATCTGCGCACCATGCTAA